A genomic region of Eucalyptus grandis isolate ANBG69807.140 chromosome 5, ASM1654582v1, whole genome shotgun sequence contains the following coding sequences:
- the LOC104446356 gene encoding malate dehydrogenase, cytoplasmic — protein sequence MDYIKLFEKAMVVSSSVALFWKIIKHMWSPINVEKEPVKVLVTGAAGQIGYALMPMIARGVMLGPDQPIIIHMLDTEKAAEALNGLKMELIDGAFPLLRGVVATTDVVEACRDVNIAVMLGGKPRQEGTERKDCISMNVSIYKAQASALEQHAAADCKVLVVANPANTNALILKESAPSIPEKNITCLMRLDHNRALGQIAEKLKVRVSDVKNIIIWGNHSSTQYPDVNHATVATSSGQRSVRDLIADNEWLNTEFITTVQQRGEAIMKARKRSSVLSAASAVCDHMHDWLLGTPKGTWVSMGVCSDGSYGIPPGLIYSFPVSCQNGEWSIVQGLKIDEFSRAKMDATANELIEEKSQAYLCLDRFCSLSSTSDEE from the exons ATGGATTACATCAAGCTCTTCGAGAAAGCTATGGTCGTTTCATCCTCAGTTGCTTTGTTCTGGAAGATCATCAAACATATGTGGAGTCCCATAAATGTGGAGAAGGAGCCAGTGAAAGTATTGGTTACCGGCGCAGCAG GACAAATCGGCTACGCCCTCATGCCTATGATTGCTAGGGGAGTCATGTTAGGACCCGATCAGCCTATAATTATTCACATGCTCGATACCGAAAAAGCTGCCGAGGCCTTGAATGGCCTGAAGATGGAGCTGATCGACGGCGCCTTCCCTCTGCTCAGAG GTGTCGTGGCCACTACGGATGTTGTCGAAGCTTGCAGAGACGTAAACATAGCTGTCATGCTGGGTGGCAAACCGCGCCAAGAAGGCACGGAGAGGAAGGATTGCATATCTATGAACGTCTCCATTTACAAGGCTCAAGCGTCGGCCTTGGAGCAGCATGCCGCTGCCGATTGCAAG GTTCTAGTGGTTGCCAATCCTGCAAACACGAACGCGCTGATCCTGAAAGAGTCTGCTCCTTCGATCCCTGAGAAGAACATCACGTGCCTCATGAGGCTCGATCACAACAGAGCGCTGGGCCAGATAGCCGAAAAGCTGAAGGTGCGCGTGAGCGATGTGAAGAACATCATCATCTGGGGAAACCACTCCTCGACTCAATATCCAGATGTTAATCACGCCACCGTCGCCACCAGCAGTGGTCAGAGATCTGTCAGAGATCTCATTGCCGACAATGAATG GTTGAATACGGAGTTCATTACTACCGTTCAACAGCGCGGTGAAGCGATCATGAAGGCTCGGAAACGTTCGAGCGTGCTATCTGCTGCAAGCGCCGTGTGTGACCATATGCACGATTGGCTGCTCGGCACACCCAAG GGAACATGGGTCTCCATGGGAGTCTGCTCGGATGGTTCATATGGAATCCCACCCGGCCTCATCTACTCTTTCCCCGTCTCATGTCAGAACGGAGAATGGTCGATCGTTCAAG GGCTTAAGATTGATGAATTCTCGAGGGCGAAGATGGATGCCACGGCAAACGAGCTTATCGAGGAGAAGTCACAGGCCTATTTGTGTCTCGACCGATTCTGCAGTCTTTCCAGCACTAGCGATGAAGAGTGA
- the LOC104444448 gene encoding microfibrillar-associated protein 1 — protein sequence MSVTAGVSDSVIAVRDKLRGKIGQTKVKRYWPGKVPEWADEADEDGDIRMARAVALEKAFPAHEDSGIGKKDDPRLRRLAESRIDNRDEIRADHRRIRQAEIVSTIEEENRRQEGLEAEEEDAEALEERRRKIREKLLLREQEEAALLPEEEEEEEEEEEEEESEYETDSEEETKGIAMVKPVFVVKSERDTIAERQRLEAEERAIEELMKRRQEERKVETKQIVVEEIRKDEEIQKNLEMEANIADVETDDELNEAEEYEAWKAREIARIKRDREDREAMLKAKEEIEKVRNMTEEERREWERKNPRPSSAPKQKWRFMQKYYHKGAFFQSEVDDHAGTAGSDYIYSRDFSAPTGEDKMDKTILPKVMQVKHFGRSGRTKWTHLVNEDTTDWNNPWTYNDPLRAKYNAKMAGLNAPIEKPKGSKKLKDWESR from the exons ATGTCGGTGACAGCGGGAGTGAGTGACTCTGTAATTGCCGTAAGGGATAAACTTAGGGGTAAAATTGGACAGACTAAGGTCAAACGGTATTGGCCCGGTAAAGTTCCTGAGTGGGCAGATGAAGCTGATGAAGATGGGGATATCAGGATGGCAAGGGCAGTTGCCCTGGAGAAAGCTTTTCCTGCTCATGAAGATTCAGGTATTGGCAAGAAAGATGATCCCAGGTTGCGGCGTTTGGCGGAGAGCAGGATAGATAACCGTGATGAAATCAGAGCTGATCATCGTCGCATTCGACAAGCTGAGATTGTTTCTACCATTGAAGAGGAAAACAGAAGACAGGAGGGTCTGGAAGCAGAAGAAGAGGATGCAGAGGCTTTAGAAGAACGGAGAAGAAAGATAAGGGAGAAGTTGCTTCTGAGGGAACAGGAAGAGGCAGCACTCCTTcctgaagaggaggaggaggaggaagaggaggaggaagaagaggaatctGAGTATGAGACGGACTCAGAAGAAGAGACGAAAGGTATTGCCATGGTGAAGCCAGTCTTTGTCGTTAAGTCGGAGAGGGATACTATAGCTGAAAGACAGCGGCTTGAGGCGGAAGAAAGAGCCATTGAGGAGCTAATGAAGAGGAGACAAGAGGAGAGAAAGGTGGAGACGAAGCAGATTGTGGTTGAGGAGATCCGAAAAGACGAAGAAATCCAAAAGAATCTGGAAATGGAGGCGAACATCGCTGACGTGGAAACTGATGATGAGCTCAATGAGGCTGAAGAGTATGAAGCTTGGAAAGCAAGAGAGATTGCAAGGATCAAGAGGGATAGAGAGGACCGTGAAGCAATGTTAAAGGCAaaggaagagattgagaagGTGAGAAACATgacagaggaggaaaggaggGAGTGGGAAAGGAAGAATCCCAGACCTTCTTCGGCACCAAAGCAGAAATGGAGGTTCATGCAGAAGTATTACCACAAGGGTGCCTTCTTCCAGTCAGAAGTCGATGACCATGCTGGAACAGCTGGATCGGATTACATTTACAGCCGTGATTTCTCTGCTCCAACTGGCGAGGATAAAATGGATAAAACTATTTTGCCGAAAGTCATGCAAGTCAAGCACTTTGGTCGGAGTGGAAGGACGAAGTGGACTCATCTTGTTAATGAAGATACAACTGATTGGAACAATCC TTGGACCTACAATGACCCTCTCAGGGCGAAGTACAATGCGAAGATGGCCGGACTGAATGCTCCCATAGAGAAACCCAAAGGAAGCAAGAAATTGAAGGACTGGGAGTCTCGATGA
- the LOC104444446 gene encoding 3-hydroxyisobutyryl-CoA hydrolase-like protein 1, mitochondrial, giving the protein MGAKLQKLYKNWEDDPDIGFVMMKGSGRAFCAGGDIVSLYHLINRGKIEDCKDFFRTIYSFIYFVGTYLKPHVALLNGITMGGGAGVSIPGTFRVATDKTVFATPETLIGFHPDAGASFYLSHLPGHLGEYLGLTGEKLTGAEMIACGLATHYTLDAKLPLIEEQLGKLVTDDPSVIESMLEKYGDLVCPDKMSVVHKIELVDKCFGHETVEEIIDALESQTAGLKDSWCNSALRRLKEASPLSLKVSLRSVREGRFQTLDQCLAREYRMSLQGISKQISHDFCEGVRARVVDKDLAPKVGSSELG; this is encoded by the exons ATG GGTGCGAAGTTGCAGAAGCTGTACAAGAACTGGGAAGATGATCCGGACATTGGTTTCGTGATGATGAAG GGCAGTGGCAGGGCATTTTGCGCCGGGGGCGATATTGTTAGCCTCTACCACTTGATAAATAGAG GAAAAATAGAGGACTGCAAGGACTTCTTTAGGACAATATAtagttttatatattttgtaGGTACATATTTGAAGCCACAT GTGGCTCTGCTAAATGGCATCACAATGGGAGGTGGTGCTGGAGTTTCAATTCCAGGGACATTTCGAGTTGCGACCGATAAAACC GTCTTTGCTACACCGGAGACTCTTATTGGGTTCCACCCTGATGCTGGAGCCTCCTTTTACCTCTCCCATTTACCTGGTCATTTAG GAGAATATTTGGGTCTAACGGGAGAGAAACTTACGGGTGCTGAAATGATTGCTTGCGGCCTTGCTACCCACTATACCCTTGATGCA AAACTTCCCTTGATAGAAGAACAACTGGGGAAATTAGTTACAGATGATCCATCAGTGATCGAGAGTATGCTGGAAAAATATGGAGACCTTGTCTGTCCAGATAAGATGAGTGTAGTTCACAA GATAGAGTTGGTTGATAAATGTTTTGGTCACGAGACGGTTGAAGAGATTATTGATGCCTTG GAAAGCCAAACAGCTGGACTGAAGGATTCATGGTGCAATTCCGCCCTTAGGAGACTTAAAGAAGCTTCTCCACTGAGCTTGAAGGTTTCTTTGAGATCT GTACGAGAAGGGAGGTTCCAAACACTTGACCAGTGCCTGGCTCGTGAGTACCGCATGTCCCTACAAGGAATATCTAAGCAAATTTCTCATGACTTTTGTGAG GGGGTTCGGGCACGAGTGGTGGACAAGGACTTAGCACCGAAAG TGGGATCCTCCGAGCTTGGATAA
- the LOC104444444 gene encoding carotenoid cleavage dioxygenase 7, chloroplastic — MQANTTCHISPTKLLPIPPRHDRIPAGRALAAAASHVPQAISISTLEGRSMGVSVVEVEEDRVAAFWDYQFLFVSQRSEAANLVVLRAVDGAVPPDFPSGTYYLVGPGLFADDHGSTVHPLDGHGYLRGFVFGGPAKGKEVGFMARYVKTEAQVEEHDPVSDTWRFTHRGPFSVLKGGRKVGNTKVMKNVANTSVVKWGGKLLCLWEGGDPYEIEPGSLNTVGKLEMIDGHGGPEHGGVGDVWDVAASFLKPILYGVFKMPAKRMLSHYKVDARKDRLLTLSCNAEDMLLPRSNFTFYEFDSNFKLLQKKEFNIPDHLMIHDWAFTDTHYILFGNRIKLDVPGSISAVCGISPMISALSVDPSKSTSPIYLLPRSQNESQNGRDWRSAIEVPAQLWLLHFGNAFEAVDEEEGGTRKIRLQACVCSYEWFNFHKLFGYNWHSGKLDPSIMNVKQDGKALLPHLVQVSIDIDAEGDCRKCSVEPLNNWTRPTDFPVINPNFSGRKNKYIYGGTTSGTRPALPHFPFDSVVKLDLSNGSSSTWSTGNRRFIGEPIFIPKGTGEDDGYILVVEYAVSIQRCYLVILNPKRIGEADALVARLEVPKEFNFPLGFHGFWDVNS, encoded by the exons ATGCAAGCCAATACGACATGCCACATAAGTCCAACTAAATTACTCCCTATACCCCCAAGGCATGACCGGATTCCGGCAGGCCGAGCCCTCGCTGCAGCTGCCAGCCATGTCCCCCAAGCCATCTCGATCTCCACCTTGGAGGGTCGCTCCATGGGTGTCTCCGTGGTCGAGGTGGAAGAAGATCGGGTGGCCGCGTTCTGGGACTACCAGTTCCTCTTTGTGTCACAGCGATCTGAGGCCGCCAATCTCGTCGTGCTCCGGGCTGTGGATGGGGCGGTGCCGCCCGACTTCCCCTCGGGGACGTATTACCTGGTCGGCCCAGGGCTCTTCGCCGACGACCATGGGTCCACGGTACACCCTCTCGACGGGCATGGCTACCTGAGGGGCTTCGTCTTCGGCGGGCCGGCCAAGGGCAAGGAGGTCGGGTTCATGGCCCGGTACGTGAAGACGGAGGCCCAGGTCGAGGAGCACGACCCGGTGAGCGACACGTGGCGGTTCACGCACCGGGGCCCCTTCTCGGTGCTCAAGGGCGGGAGGAAGGTCGGCAACACCAAGGTGATGAAGAACGTCGCCAACACCAGCGTGGTGAAGTGGGGAGGGAAGCTGCTGTGCCTCTGGGAGGGCGGTGACCCGTACGAGATCGAGCCCGGGTCATTGAACACGGTGGGGAAGCTCGAGATGATTGACGGTCATGGCGGGCCAGAGCACGGCGGCGTCGGCGATGTGTGGGACGTCGCCGCTAGCTTTTTGAAGCCCATCTTATATG GAGTATTCAAGATGCCGGCGAAGAGAATGTTGTCACATTACAAAGTGGACGCAAGGAAAGATAGGCTTCTCACTTTGTCGTGCAACGCAGAGGACATGCTGTTGCCCCGTAGTAACTTCACCTTTTATG AATTCGACTCGAATTTCAAGCTGCTACAGAAAAAGGAATTCAACATCCCTGATCATCTAATGATTCATGATTGGGCTTTCACGGATACTCACTACATATTATTTGGGAATCGCATCAAGCTTGACGTTCCAG GGTCGATAAGTGCAGTGTGCGGAATATCACCGATGATATCGGCACTATCAGTGGACCCCAGCAAATCGACGTCCCCGATCTATCTTCTTCCGAGATCACAGAACGAGAGCCAGAACGGAAGAGATTGGAGGTCCGCCATTGAAGTGCCTGCGCAGCTTTGGCTCCTGCATTTCGGCAACGCCTTCGAGGCCGTGGacgaggaggagggagggacgAGGAAGATACGCTTGCAGGCCTGCGTCTGTTCCTACGAATGGTTCAATTTCCACAAGCTCTTTG GATATAATTGGCACAGTGGCAAATTGGATCCTTCCATCATGAATGTCAAACAAGATGGGAAGGCCTTGTTGCCTCATCTGGTTCAG GTGTCCATCGACATCGACGCCGAAGGGGATTGCCGAAAGTGCTCCGTGGAGCCTCTCAACAACTGGACGCGGCCTACGGATTTCCCCGTGATAAATCCGAATTTTTCAGGGAGGAAAAACAAGTACATATACGGCGGCACAACCTCCGGTACCCGTCCTGCACTGCCGCATTTCCCGTTCGACTCTGTCGTGAAGCTCGATTTGTCCAATGGGTCCAGCAGCACATGGTCGACCGGGAACCGCAGATTCATCGGCGAGCCGATTTTCATCCCCAAAGGAACCGGAGAAGATGATGGGTACATTCTTGTGGTCGAG TATGCAGTCTCGATTCAGAGATGCTATCTAGTCATTTTGAATCCGAAGAGGATCGGAGAAGCCGACGCTCTGGTAGCGCGACTCGAAGTGCCTAAAGAGTTTAACTTCCCTCTGGGATTTCACGGTTTCTGGGACGTCAACAGTTGA